Sequence from the Pagrus major chromosome 15, Pma_NU_1.0 genome:
TCAGTGCtgaaaagaggaggaagtgcGCTGGATGCTGTTGAAGCAGCTGTGAGGGCTTTGGAAGATAACCCTGTGTTTAATGCAGGTATTATTAACGCAGTTTCATTTATCTGTGGTGCTCTGTCTCCATCTGCTGGTGCCAACATTCATCTAGGCTCACTCTGGAATCAGAGTGAAGGTGGTCAGCAGAGGTCAGGTTTCTGACGGATTGTGGGGCCCATCTTTATAATCCACCATTAATCCCATATTTAGTCTGCACTATAATCTAATCTACATGTTAGATTATGTCTTTAAACTACTCTGCCCTGCCTGATATATTATATTTTCTCTGTAATATAATCCGCTTTCACATTTTCCCTCTCAAATTGTGGGTTAAATAGTGTTTAAGTGCCACCTTCTGCCACCCGTACTGCAGACACAGGTGTTATATTGCGTCTACAGCCGTTAGTGTCGTGCTCTGAGGCCTCTCTGTACTACTTTGTCACCACCGTGTGGACTTGTGAGGACGCTGCAGGCAACATAAGACCACACAAAGTTTGGAGGAAATCATAACTGCAACCTGTctttctctcaccctctctgtcacTGAGAACATCTGTGTCCAGTTTTTGTCCGAGCTGATTGTCACTTTTAATTAAAGGGCACGGAGCGACGGCAAATGCCGATGGAGAAGTGGAGCTGGACGCCATTATCATGGATGGAAGGACACTTGCCACTGGTGCAGTGTCTTCAGTGAAGAACATCGCCAATCCCGTGTCACTGGCACGGGCAGTGATGGAAAAGGTGGCGTCTTAAATACTTAACACTGATGTTTCTGGTTGCAAACAGCTTCTTTGTGTAATGAACAGAGCGGTGTTAGCTATCAATGGTAAtgtaatgaaatacatttttttgcatgtttgctGCCATGGAAAACGTCAGACCTCCCACGTCATGCTGACAAGCGGAGGCGCAAACCTGTTTGCAGAGAGCATCGGCATGGTCGCCGTCCACCCTGACACACTGCTGACCGAGTATGAGAAGAAAGAATGGGAGAAGCACAAGACTTACGTTACTGGAGTAAATGAAGATTTTAACACTAAGTGGTGAGTAGCTGCAGTGTTTGGCTTTATTTCGGCCCCTTCCTGTCTGGACTTCTACACAGCATCTCTTCAGCCTGATTACACTGAAATGGAATAAATCTCTGGAGCCCAATTGGAGGAAAATGTGCTGGATGTGCAGTatttaaaaccctttttttaaagaaaagttacaGGAGGAATCTCTGAGAAATGCTAAATAGGATGTTTTTACATTGTGGCTTCAAACCAGAAGAAGTCAGTCGTTTTTCATTTGCAGACGTGCACTgctaaaaccttttttttctttttttatttgatcacaATGTGGGTTTGCTAGCCATTAGACTAACTCTGATTAAATGTGATGACTCCCTCTGGGCTTTTGACTCAGGCCTTACATTCATTTGCAGTATAGAAGCTTCTGACATTCAGTGCAGTGCTTCTCTTCTACAAGTTGAAAGAGAGCCAGTGTCTTGTTTGACTTCTACAAGATGAGTAGAGGGCAACGTGCACACCGCCTGTCTCGTCTCTTTTACAGTGCAGGGAATCAAATCTCCCAAAGATCCAAAGTAAGAAGTCAATTCAAGCACACACACGTATCATGCCTGCAGTGTTAGAGAAGTTTGTCATTTGATTAGAAGGGCCGTCCGCAAGACAGGTCCTGCTTAAGAAAAGTCCTTGTGGGGGAAACGttgaattaaatgaattaatgcaTAAGAGGTGAGTGTGcaggagttgttttttttctttgagaatGACTTTTCTTCACTTGTTTCTCATTCTAGGGCTCATGATACCGTCGGGGCGGTCGCCGTGGACCGTGCTGGTAACGTTGCATGCGCAACATCAACTGGAGGGATCCGAAATAAAATGGTCGGCAGAGTGGGAGACTCTGCTGTCATCGGTATGACTTCACTGTCAGCTCCAGCATCATTGAGTCTGAGTATTATCTCATCTTGAATTGCTTTATGAAGTTGCACTGTGAAAGCAATGTTATCATctcaaatctttgtttttatcatttaatgttGAGTTTAACTTGTGATAGCACTAAGGGACACGAGTGCATGAAATTAAGCAGccttaaaatgcaaaaatagatttttttatccCATTCTTTCTTGTGATCAAGGTGCCGGAGGATACGCAGACAACTTCAGTGGTGCCGTGTCGTGCACTGGTCATGGAGAGTCTATTCTTAAAGTCACATTGGCCAGACTCATTCTTTCACATGTTGAACAAGGTAACACACTTTCAAACTCTCTACAGTAAGACACGCTCTCCTCTAAGTGACATTAACAAATGAATTAGATTCAATTAAATGTCTTATGGATCCagacagttttttcttcatgtaTTTCCATACTTCCTCCTCCCCACGCAGGTAAATCGGTAGCAGACTCCTCCCAGCTGTCTCTGCAGTACATGGCGGATCGTGTCCGCGGTGCAGGAGGCTCTATCGTGGTTTCTCCAGCGGGACAGTGGGCGGCCACGTTCACCACAGATCGAATGGCTTGGGCAGCAGTGGATCAGGATGTTCTGTGGTATGGATTAGACCCGAATGAAAGGTTAAAAGAGCAGTTGTCCCAGTAACTATTTTAACGGGGTTTTGATATTAGTCATATCACTGAGCCTGTATTTCACATCTGATTCCTACTGTTTCACTATGATTCAGATTGTTTGGTCTTGATGGACTTTTGCTAATGTTGTTTCTATAGAAATCAAGTGGGTAGTGTTAGGCTCGTTCTAATGTCAGCGCTACGTACTTTATATATGTACAGTGACACATAAACTGTACCTGATGGAGAAGGTGGATATTACAGGATATACTGTAAGTAACTAGTTTTTTTATCCCTCAAAATCTGAATTTAACACTACATGTTACATATTAACAAGTTTCTGTTGCTCACACTTGACACAAAGTGCATCTTTTTAAGTTTTAGTAGTGTACCATTTTAATAAACCCACACACTCATGCTGAAGTGTctgatttatttcactgtttaactCTGTATTTCATTCGTTTTACAcatctgtgtaaatgtgttgtttctcAGATGTGATGGTCCAGCAGGTAATGCCAGTTAATTCACACGTCTCATTATTTTTTACTGGTTGGTTGCTGGGTTTAATTAATTCAttggtttaatgttttttaactgtattatttatatttgtttccATTGGTTTTACGTACTCGTGTCTaatgttcattttcacactATCACCGGGCGGCTGCAACTTCCGTGGTTGCTTACAGTCCGTGCCGCACACTGTGCTTCCACCTGGACTGAAATGTGCTATATTaattcagttgttttctttgcttttgaATTCAACATGAACACTTTGATTTGACCAGTGTTTTTTAACTGTGGCCCTCTAGATGATGAAGCCGACTGGTTTCAGTGCTGCCGTCTTTGCTACAAGAAAGTGACATGATGTTGCTTTGATTGACATATGTGATGTATGtagctgacttttttttttttctccaccaaaCGTCGTTCAGTTTCATTAAAAGTAGTTTGGTGTTCGGTTCTCTCGCAGCACCTCGAGGACAATGAGCTATAAGAAGGTTGTTAACATGACAACAGCCTCATTCATGAGCCTCCACTTCATTTTGCCAGCTGCATTGTTGTCCTCGCTTCATCCTCGGAAACAATGGCTGCTCACCCAGAGACACTCGctgattcagaatcagaattagGTAAGATGATCATGTGCTGCCACTGTGATTAAAGACACAGGGGCTGCTCTGGATGGCTGCTTTATAtgatgttttctcactttttaatAACTGGAGACAGAGAAGACTACCAGATATATTCTTTTAAAGCACAATAACATCCTGCTGGACTGGAACAATCTTTGTATacctttcatttaaaatgttttaattaaatttgtgtttgtcttgcaGTAAAAATGTAGATTAGAAACAGTGTTGACACTGTGGTTTGGGGTGTAGATGTGTGCACAGCAGTGAACGCTTTTGAGTCGAAGAAGGATATTCAAaccaaattaatttaaaagaattAGGTACTTTACATGGTGACTGAACTATTTTAGTACATTGGTTCTCAACCTGGGGGTTTGGACCCCTAAGGGGGTCGGGAGTTAACTTCCAGGGGTCGCCAGATGGTTGTGGAGCAGAAATAAGTTAAAGGGTTTAatgtaaaacagtttttaaattgttcATTTACAAAGACAAACCCTCCCAGGTTGAAAATATTCCTCGTAGGCATATTTTAAGGGCCCTACATGCAACTAATActcaaaagaaaagataaatgaATGTACTTTACAGGCACGAGGTGTCAAATACTTCACGTCATCACTTTTTCTACATGGAAGTGCAGTAGTGTAGTATTTGCTTGAAAAGTTGACTCAATCGAGTGTATAAGACAGTTAACCCTGTGAACTCTTGTCTGCAGATCACACAGATGTAAAACCTCACTATAGATGCGTGTTATTTTCGCACTACCAGCTGCTATGGTATCTGTAAACAGAAGCCACGTGACGAGCAGCGCTGCCTGTCAGGGGGCTTTGCAGCAGCAGGACGAATGACGGCTGAGTTAGAGGAAGTTGTTGGGAGCAGCTGTGCTAGTATGTAACCTTACACGAGTTGCAGACAGCTccgcagagaaagagaggtgagaATCGTTTGTATAtgtgaaaatgaatatttttaaataccCAAACTGCACGCATTGGTGCAGATGCATGTGGGCGTGATCATCTAACGTCTGCTAGCACTCAGGCTACAAACAAACTTGGTCGCTAAGGCCTGTGCTAACGCGTCTTAGCTAGCCTGTCTGACAGATCTAGCATCGAGGTGTCTGACTTAATATCTACACAATTACTGCAACATATTTCAGCTTTACTGGCATAGATATTATTTGATGCAAGTGCTGTTTGTAGGAACGGCGCTAGAGATTAGAATTGTGTGTTTCCTCGGGTGGTAACTTCCTCCATAAGTTAGCGTTAACAGTTAGCTTGCTAGCATACGTGATCGAGCTCTGCAGCGGATTGTTGTTAGCCGTCctg
This genomic interval carries:
- the LOC141009605 gene encoding isoaspartyl peptidase/L-asparaginase, encoding MAESLCPGMKREDQDRNSKMSAVVVVHGGAWAIPDELAEASVDGVKAAACEASSVLKRGGSALDAVEAAVRALEDNPVFNAGHGATANADGEVELDAIIMDGRTLATGAVSSVKNIANPVSLARAVMEKTSHVMLTSGGANLFAESIGMVAVHPDTLLTEYEKKEWEKHKTYVTGVNEDFNTKWAHDTVGAVAVDRAGNVACATSTGGIRNKMVGRVGDSAVIGAGGYADNFSGAVSCTGHGESILKVTLARLILSHVEQGKSVADSSQLSLQYMADRVRGAGGSIVVSPAGQWAATFTTDRMAWAAVDQDVLWYGLDPNERLKEQLSQ